A region from the Tachysurus vachellii isolate PV-2020 chromosome 25, HZAU_Pvac_v1, whole genome shotgun sequence genome encodes:
- the c8g gene encoding complement component C8 gamma chain, whose product MVRVCVYLSLVLLLGFSLCGPVNGRRTRYKPKPKPKPKPVENPVEEIAAVKNFDVNQMSGKWYLLSVASRCQYLLEHGYKVEGTIITLTAPVSPNEPLKVSTFTKLNYQCWEIKQQYETTKTPGQFLLRAKIPAKNNEIFIVDTDYKSYAMLLYKMKNKLTFKLYGRSPVIAEGIMDKFEDMAQKQNLGLDAIFQFPIYGFCQSADKDHILVMT is encoded by the exons AtggtgcgtgtatgtgtgtatttgtctctgGTGTTGTTGTTGGGTTTTAGTCTCTGTGGACCTGTGAATGGAAGACGAACTCGATACAAGCCAAAgccaaaaccaaaaccaaagcCAGTTGAAAATCCCGTTGAGGAGATTGCTGCAGTTAAGAACTTTGATGTCAATCAG ATGAGTGGTAAGTGGTACCTGCTAAGTGTAGCGTCGAGATGCCAGTACCTTTTAGAGCATGGCTATAAGGTGGAGGGTACCATCATTACTCTGACTGCACCCGTCTCACCCAACGAACCACTCAAAGTGAGCACCTTCACCAAACT CAATTATCAGTGTTGGGAGATTAAACAGCAATATGAGACAACAAAGACTCCAGGCCAGTTCCTACTGAGAG CAAAAATACCAGCAAAGAACAACGAGATCTTCATTGTAGACACAGACTACAAATCTTATGCCATGTTACTCTACAAGATGAAGAACAAGCTCACCTTTAAACTCTATG GACGCTCTCCAGTAATCGCTGAAGGCATCATGGATAAATTTGAGGACATGGCACAGAAACAAAATCTGGGCTTGGATGCTATTTTCCAGTTTCCTATTTATG GGTTTTGTCAGTCTGCGGACAAGGACCACATACTTG TAATGACCTGA
- the msrb2 gene encoding methionine-R-sulfoxide reductase B2, mitochondrial, translating to MARLLVRLSSVLYNGASTHSVLSKSRSVLIRPLGTATDLLSLTRYEVCVDWKKKLTPEQYVVTREKGTEVPFSGIYLNHNDVGMYHCVCCDIPLFSSESKYDSGTGWPSFFEAHGTWQRDESQANIIRRPDNSLGSPGTEVICKQCDAHLGHVFNDGPDPTGQRFCINSAALNFKPRED from the exons ATGGCACGTCTCCTGGTGCGACTTTCGTCTGTACTTTACAATGGAGCTTCCACTCACTCAGTTTTGTCTAAGAGCCGGTCTGTGCTGATCCGACCACTAGGCACAGCAACAG ATCTTCTCTCTTTGACACGTTACGAGGTTTGTGTGGACTGGAAGAAGAAGCTAACTCCAGAACAGTATGTAGTCACTAGAGAAAAAGGCACTGAGgtg CCATTCAGTGGAATCTATCTGAACCATAATGATGTGGgcatgtatcactgtgtgtgctGCGATATACCACTCTTCAG CTCTGAATCGAAATATGACTCTGGAACGGGATGGCCGTCTTTCTTTGAAGCTCATGGTACGTGGCAGAGAGACGAGAGTCAGGCCAACATTATCCGCAGACCTGATAACTCGTTAGGAAGCCCAGGAACAGAAGTCATCTGCAAACAG TGTGATGCTCATCTCGGCCATGTGTTCAATGACGGTCCGGATCCAACAGGCCAGAGATTCTGCATAAACAGTGCAGCACTGAATTTCAAGCCCAGAGAAGACTAA